The Agromyces marinus genome window below encodes:
- a CDS encoding ArsR/SmtB family transcription factor gives MTTGTLVPVFAALGDETRWSILAALGEGDASASALAGRLPVTRQAIAKHLVVLQEVGLVEPVRVGREVRFRVIGAQVSETARRLDAIGTAWERRLAAIREIAEGL, from the coding sequence GTGACCACGGGAACGCTGGTCCCGGTGTTCGCCGCACTCGGAGACGAGACCCGGTGGAGCATCCTGGCCGCACTCGGCGAGGGCGACGCGTCCGCGTCCGCCCTCGCCGGGCGGCTCCCGGTCACCCGGCAGGCCATCGCCAAGCACCTCGTCGTCCTGCAGGAGGTCGGGCTCGTCGAGCCGGTCCGCGTCGGGCGCGAGGTCCGCTTCCGCGTGATCGGTGCGCAGGTGTCCGAGACGGCGCGCCGGCTGGACGCGATCGGCACGGCGTGGGAGCGCCGTCTGGCCGCCATCAGGGAGATCGCCGAAGGGCTGTGA
- a CDS encoding YciI family protein, which produces MPRSPDVPDAFDVYTLVMLRRPDGAPDLPEDELDALQARHLAYRAELRRDGVLVANGPFGEQSDPAYRGMSVFACGPAEAARLSAGDPSVIAGRLAFDVMEWWVAAGSLAFPGARGTVGDRRSMPED; this is translated from the coding sequence ATGCCTCGAAGCCCCGATGTCCCGGACGCGTTCGACGTCTACACGCTGGTGATGCTACGGCGCCCCGACGGCGCGCCCGACCTGCCGGAGGACGAGCTCGACGCGCTGCAGGCGCGCCACCTCGCGTACCGGGCCGAGCTCCGCCGCGACGGGGTACTCGTCGCCAACGGCCCGTTCGGGGAGCAGAGCGACCCCGCGTACCGCGGCATGTCGGTCTTCGCGTGCGGCCCCGCCGAGGCGGCTCGGCTCTCGGCGGGCGACCCGTCGGTCATCGCCGGCCGGCTGGCGTTCGACGTCATGGAATGGTGGGTCGCGGCGGGTTCGCTCGCCTTCCCCGGAGCACGCGGCACGGTGGGCGATCGCAGGTCGATGCCCGAGGACTGA